A region of Marnyiella aurantia DNA encodes the following proteins:
- a CDS encoding thioredoxin family protein, which produces MKSLKIFLLGILLLAAGFAQSQSAVSFTTKSSKTGYAVGDEATDFRLKNTDGKMVSLSDYKSAKGFIIIFTCNHCPYAKKYEERIVALDKMYKAKGYPVIAINPNDATVQPEDGFEEMKQRAIEKGFTFPYLVDEGQKIYPQYGATKTPHVFLLNKEKGRNIVKYIGAIDNNYEDASDVSEFYLQDAVNSLLQGEKIKTEKTVAIGCTIKVKK; this is translated from the coding sequence ATGAAATCTCTAAAAATCTTCTTATTGGGTATTTTACTTTTGGCGGCCGGTTTTGCACAGTCGCAGTCGGCGGTAAGTTTTACTACAAAATCTTCCAAGACCGGTTATGCAGTTGGCGACGAAGCTACAGACTTTAGACTGAAAAACACAGACGGCAAGATGGTATCGCTCAGTGATTATAAATCTGCAAAAGGTTTTATCATCATATTTACATGCAATCACTGTCCCTATGCCAAAAAGTATGAAGAACGAATCGTGGCACTGGACAAAATGTATAAAGCCAAAGGTTATCCCGTAATCGCAATTAATCCAAATGATGCGACCGTTCAGCCGGAAGATGGTTTTGAAGAGATGAAACAGCGCGCCATAGAAAAAGGTTTTACATTCCCTTACCTTGTGGACGAGGGGCAGAAAATTTACCCCCAGTACGGTGCAACCAAGACACCGCATGTATTTTTGCTTAATAAGGAAAAGGGCCGTAACATCGTAAAATATATTGGTGCTATCGACAATAACTACGAAGATGCCTCAGATGTCTCCGAATTCTATCTTCAGGACGCCGTGAACAGTTTGCTGCAAGGGGAGAAAATTAAAACGGAGAAAACCGTTGCGATAGGCTGTACCATTAAGGTGAAAAAATAG
- a CDS encoding TlpA family protein disulfide reductase, producing the protein MKKYLLFLYIIFLAQVQAQQEIIPQLKFEELENRIAEMPADLLVVNFWATTCAPCVKELPDFMEVNRKYESNPGFKMLLVTLDRTRDMERVKKFITDKNIAAKVVLLDDNKRMNTWIPRFDPEWGGEIPVTIFYRKGVKVHFHNGEMSKPELEEIISKHLN; encoded by the coding sequence ATGAAAAAGTACCTTTTATTCCTATATATAATATTCCTGGCACAAGTTCAGGCACAGCAGGAAATCATACCTCAGCTTAAATTTGAAGAACTGGAGAATAGGATTGCGGAAATGCCGGCTGACTTGCTGGTCGTTAATTTCTGGGCTACCACCTGTGCTCCCTGCGTGAAAGAGTTACCCGATTTTATGGAAGTAAACCGTAAATATGAGTCCAATCCAGGATTCAAAATGCTTTTGGTCACCTTGGACAGAACCAGGGACATGGAAAGGGTTAAGAAATTTATCACTGATAAAAATATTGCCGCGAAGGTGGTATTGCTGGACGATAACAAACGGATGAACACCTGGATTCCGCGTTTTGATCCCGAATGGGGTGGCGAAATACCGGTAACTATTTTTTACAGAAAAGGGGTTAAAGTGCACTTCCATAACGGGGAGATGTCTAAACCCGAACTCGAAGAAATAATCAGTAAGCATTTAAATTAA